ATATGCTGCGGGCGGGGCTTATCGCCTCCACCATGCTGATGCCGGTGCCCTTCATCGGCGCGCAGGCGCAGACGACTACGGCCGCGCGGGTGAGCTTCGACATTCCCGCCCAGCCGCTTGGCGCCGCGCTCACCATTTTCGCCCGGCAGACCGGCATCAAATTCGCCTATCCCGCCGCGCTCACCAGCGGGCGCACCTCCCCGGCGCTGCGCGGCAGCTTTTCGGCGGAGGAAGCGCTCGCCCGTCTGCTCGGCGGCAGCGGCCTCATTTACGCCTTCACCAGCCCGACCAGCGTGACCATTTCCGCCCCGCCGCCGGCCGGCGCGGAGGCCGCTGCCGCAGCCGGCGGCACGATCGAGCTTGGCACCATCGACGTGAATGCCGGCACCAGCCCGGAAAACCGCCCCTATGAGACGCCGGGATCGACCAACTACATCTCCGCCGCCGAGATCGAGCGTTTTCCCGGCCTGACCTCGGGCGCGATCTTCCAGAGCACGCCCGGCGTGTTCACCGGCTCCAGCAATAATGGCGGCTCGATCGACCCGAATATTCGCGGTCTTCAGGGCATGAACCGCGTCGCCACGACGATTGACGGCTCGCAGCAGGCGACCTCCTCCTATCGCGGCTATAATGGCGTTGATAACCGCACCTATATCGACCCCGACCTGATCTCCGGCATCACCATCACCAAGGGGCCGGATGGCTCGGTCGCGGGAGCCATCGGCGGCACCATCGCGGCGGAAACGCTGGGGGTGGCCGATATTCTCGACCCCGGCCAGACCTATGGCGCCCGCGTGCGTGCCGGCCTGACCTCGGGCCTCACCGACCCGGTGATCGGCCAATCGGGCGTCACCGAGAGCGGCGGCGACGCGCCCGGCCCGACCAATATCAGCCTGGCGCTCGCCACCACCTCGGAGAACATCGACTTCGTCGCCGCCTTCGTGCGCCGCAAGACCGGCAATTATTCGGCCGGCACCAACGGTTCGCTGACCTATGACGGCGTCGACGGGCCGCAGCGCCTGTCCAGCTATGGCTATGGGCAGGAGGTCTACAACACCTCGGAGGACGTGACCTCCGTGCTGCTCAAGACCGTGCTGCGCCCGACCGACGAGCAGGAAATCAAGCTCGCCTACATGCATTACGACAATGTCTATGGCGAGGTGACGCCGGGCGTCGTCAATGTCGACAATTACATGCTGCAAATGCCGCTCAACTCGGTCTCGCTCGACCAAGCGACGGTGCATTACCACTACAAGCCGGTGGAGACCGATCTCGTCGACATCCACGCCAACGCCTATGTGTCGAACATCGACGAGACGGTGAACTACGCCGCCTATTCCACCGCGACGCCGGTGCCGCAGAACGCGGTGAATGCCGGCATCTCCGCCTCCAACACCTCGCTGTTCAGCCTCGCCTCGACCCCGCTCGCCGTCACCTTCGGCGGTTCCTACCGGCAGGAGAGCGGCACGCCGGTGGGCGACCTTCTGGTCGACTACGGCAACGGCGCCATCCCGCCGGATGCGCAGGCGCAGGTCGCCAGCGTCTTCGGCCGGGCCAAATGGGAGCCGTGGTCCTGGCTCGCGGTGGTGGGCGAGCTGCAATACATCAACTATCAGAGCACCTTCCTGGGCGTGGAGAGCTGGTCCTATGAGGGGGAGGACTTCGCCACCTATGCCGGCGATGGGGTGAGCCCGTCGATCAGCGTCACCCTGAGCCCGGCGGAGGGCTGGCAGGTCTACGCGCAGTACCAGACCGGCATTCGCCCGCCGGGGCTGCGCGAGGTCAGCATGACCCGCTATGAGCAGCTGTTCAATCCCGACCTCGAGGCCGAAAACGCCCGCAATTTCGAGGTCGGCGTCAATTTCCTGCGTGAGAACCTGTTCAAGCCGGGCGACGAGGGCAAGCTGAAGCTCGCCTATTTCGACAACAAGACCTACAACTATATCGGACGGGATTATGAGAACGCCCGGATGATCCTGTTCAATTATGACTATGTGCAGTTTCAGGGCATCGAATTCTCCGGTGGTTACGATGCCGGCTGGGGCTTCGTTGATTTCGGCATCAATTACTACACCGGATTCAATGCCTGCCTCGATGACGGGGAGTGCATCGACTACACGCTTCAGTCGGACTATTTGACCAATCAGGTGCCGCCGGAATTCACCGCCTCGGTCACCGCCGGCCTGCGGTTCTGGGATGACCGTGTCACCGTCGGCGGGCGCGTCACCTATGTCGGCGAGCGCCTCGCCGAGCTCTATCAGGCCGAGGACGATCCCTATTTCTTCATCACCAAGGCTTGGGCGCCCTATACGGTGGTCGACCTGTTCGGCAGTTGGAAGATCAACGATCATCTGACGCTCGATGTCGGCGTGCAGAACCTGCTCGACGCCTATTATGTCGACGCGCTCAACAACACCGACATGCCCGCGCCGGGCCGCACCATCACCGTCGGGCTCACCGGCAAGCTGGGCGGGGAGGGGCCGCTGCCGGCGCTGACCAAGAGCTTTCCCAAGCCCAACGGCCCGTGGACCGGCCCCTATGCCGGCGTGAATGCCGGCTTCGGCTATGGCCGGATCACCGGCAGCACCACGGCGGGCGATGGCAGCGCCAATGCGGTGGCGGCGAGCGAATCCGCCGACCAGAGCCTGGAGGGCATGATCGGTGGCTTCCAGGGCGGCTTCAACTACCAGTTCGCCAATAATCTCGTTGTTGGCATCGAGGCCGATTTCTCCTGGATGCAGATGCAGGACGAGGCGGTGATCTATTCCACCGAGACCGCCGCGCTCATGGAGCGCGACGCCCGCGAGGCCCGTATCAAGTACCAGTATGACTGGCTCTCCACCGTGCGCGCCCGCGTCGGCTACGCCGCCGGCAGCTGGATGGTCTATGGCACGGGCGGTCTCGCCTTCCTGAAGGAGCGGGAGCAGCGCGGCCAGTATCTCGCCGCCGCCAACCCGGCCTACAGCTCCACCGTGCCCACCCCCAGCAGCACCTCGCTCGCCTTCACCGAGACGGCGGACAATGTGCGCACCGGCTTCTCCGTCGGCGCCGGCGCCGAATATGCCTTCGGCAGCAACTGGTCGCTGAAGGCGGAGTATCTCTATGCCGGCTTCGGCGCGGAGGACTTCCTGTTCGGTAATGGCCGGGGCGGCGTGAGCCGCGATTACCAGATCCGCACGCTGTGCCGGCGCGGCCAGGTCACGGCGATCTGCAGCGGCGCCTCGACCGGCTATGTCTATCAGGGCTTCAACGGCGCGGGCGACGATGTGATCGGCCGCACCGCCTCCAACGAGGCCAATCTCCAGCTCTTCCGCATCGGCCTGAACTACCGGTTCTGAAGCG
Above is a window of Ancylobacter sp. WKF20 DNA encoding:
- a CDS encoding TonB-dependent receptor → MRADMLRAGLIASTMLMPVPFIGAQAQTTTAARVSFDIPAQPLGAALTIFARQTGIKFAYPAALTSGRTSPALRGSFSAEEALARLLGGSGLIYAFTSPTSVTISAPPPAGAEAAAAAGGTIELGTIDVNAGTSPENRPYETPGSTNYISAAEIERFPGLTSGAIFQSTPGVFTGSSNNGGSIDPNIRGLQGMNRVATTIDGSQQATSSYRGYNGVDNRTYIDPDLISGITITKGPDGSVAGAIGGTIAAETLGVADILDPGQTYGARVRAGLTSGLTDPVIGQSGVTESGGDAPGPTNISLALATTSENIDFVAAFVRRKTGNYSAGTNGSLTYDGVDGPQRLSSYGYGQEVYNTSEDVTSVLLKTVLRPTDEQEIKLAYMHYDNVYGEVTPGVVNVDNYMLQMPLNSVSLDQATVHYHYKPVETDLVDIHANAYVSNIDETVNYAAYSTATPVPQNAVNAGISASNTSLFSLASTPLAVTFGGSYRQESGTPVGDLLVDYGNGAIPPDAQAQVASVFGRAKWEPWSWLAVVGELQYINYQSTFLGVESWSYEGEDFATYAGDGVSPSISVTLSPAEGWQVYAQYQTGIRPPGLREVSMTRYEQLFNPDLEAENARNFEVGVNFLRENLFKPGDEGKLKLAYFDNKTYNYIGRDYENARMILFNYDYVQFQGIEFSGGYDAGWGFVDFGINYYTGFNACLDDGECIDYTLQSDYLTNQVPPEFTASVTAGLRFWDDRVTVGGRVTYVGERLAELYQAEDDPYFFITKAWAPYTVVDLFGSWKINDHLTLDVGVQNLLDAYYVDALNNTDMPAPGRTITVGLTGKLGGEGPLPALTKSFPKPNGPWTGPYAGVNAGFGYGRITGSTTAGDGSANAVAASESADQSLEGMIGGFQGGFNYQFANNLVVGIEADFSWMQMQDEAVIYSTETAALMERDAREARIKYQYDWLSTVRARVGYAAGSWMVYGTGGLAFLKEREQRGQYLAAANPAYSSTVPTPSSTSLAFTETADNVRTGFSVGAGAEYAFGSNWSLKAEYLYAGFGAEDFLFGNGRGGVSRDYQIRTLCRRGQVTAICSGASTGYVYQGFNGAGDDVIGRTASNEANLQLFRIGLNYRF